The Sulfurovum riftiae genomic sequence GGACCACCCTATTGTCATCAATCTTGCAGAACCTGCAATACTGCAGAAGAAAGAAGACAAGGTACAAAGCTCCATGGAAGCCCTGCTAAACAACCCTGAGAATAAGAAACTTCTCAAGAAGAAGCCCTGAAAGCCTCTTTGTTCTCCTAACAGCGGCCTGCCAGGATATAATCTACCACATTGTCCACATAGGCATTATGCTTGTTCTCTTTGGAGTATACAATATAGAATTTACGCGTCATCGTGTACCCTCTGAGTCTCGCCTCAAAGAGTTCACCGTTCGCCACTTCATCCGCAATCGCATGTCTTGAAATAATGGAAACCACCGGTTTTTCTTCATTCTTCTTACTTCTCTTGATCGTTTGAAGCACGGCAGTAGTATTACTCACTTCAGAGACCACATCAAGGCTCTTACAGGAGACACCAAGCTCTTCAAACACTTCAGAGACCACTTTTCTTGTATGTGAAGATTCATTACGACATACCCATCTGTAATCATACAGCTCTTCGGTCTTCAGGATCTTCGGGATCGGCACATTACTGACGACGACCAGTTCATCCTCCAGCCACTCTCTGTAGATCATATCACTATCCATCACAGGAGATTCGATCAGGCCGACATCCAGTTTTCTCTCTTTGAGCTGCTCGATGATCTTGGCACTGACATCGATACTGAGATTCACATCATTGTTGATGGCCTTGCTCATCGCATTGAGGCACTCACCCGGGATAACATAGGTCCCTATCGTGTAGGAGGCACCCAGCCTGAATGTCATCTCTTTGTTGATGATCTTCAAAATATCTTTTTCA encodes the following:
- a CDS encoding LysR family transcriptional regulator — encoded protein: MLKDFVKLETFLTVARERSFSKASAKLGISQPAVTQQIKFIEKYLAVKIIERKKNGIKLTPEGEELYKIATRLEKEINSAEKDILKIINKEMTFRLGASYTIGTYVIPGECLNAMSKAINNDVNLSIDVSAKIIEQLKERKLDVGLIESPVMDSDMIYREWLEDELVVVSNVPIPKILKTEELYDYRWVCRNESSHTRKVVSEVFEELGVSCKSLDVVSEVSNTTAVLQTIKRSKKNEEKPVVSIISRHAIADEVANGELFEARLRGYTMTRKFYIVYSKENKHNAYVDNVVDYILAGRC